One window from the genome of Amycolatopsis sp. NBC_01480 encodes:
- a CDS encoding ATP-binding cassette domain-containing protein, whose protein sequence is MVTGYAIEARGLRKSFGDVDVLEGVDLNVERGTMFALLGPNGAGKTTTVRILSTLLDADGGTVTVNGHDVAGRKRKVREQIGLTGQDTAVDELLTARENLEMMARLFHLSGAAAKTRAVELLAQFDLVDAADRQVKTYSGGMRRRLDLAISLITSPPVLFLDEPTTGLDPRSRSAMWDAIRELLKSGTTILLTTQYLDEADQLADRIAVIDKGRVVAEGTAAELKRKVGSERLKLEFATAAEAARAHQVAGGVLLDTAVSIAIDQPAEVRRVLNQVADAGLETIGLELSEPTLDDVFTTLTGTAGEKR, encoded by the coding sequence ATGGTCACCGGCTATGCGATCGAAGCGCGGGGGCTGCGCAAGTCCTTTGGGGACGTCGACGTCCTGGAAGGCGTCGACCTGAACGTGGAGCGCGGCACGATGTTCGCGCTGCTCGGGCCCAACGGCGCCGGCAAGACCACCACGGTGCGGATCCTCAGCACCCTGCTGGACGCCGACGGCGGCACCGTGACCGTCAACGGCCACGACGTCGCCGGGCGCAAGCGCAAGGTGCGCGAGCAGATCGGCCTGACGGGGCAGGACACCGCCGTCGACGAACTGCTCACCGCCCGCGAGAACCTGGAGATGATGGCGCGGCTGTTCCACCTGTCCGGCGCCGCCGCGAAGACCCGGGCCGTCGAGCTGCTCGCGCAGTTCGATCTGGTCGACGCGGCCGACCGGCAGGTCAAGACCTACTCCGGCGGCATGCGCCGCCGGCTCGACCTGGCGATCAGCCTGATCACCTCACCGCCGGTGCTGTTCCTGGACGAGCCCACCACGGGCCTCGACCCGCGCAGCCGCTCGGCGATGTGGGACGCGATCCGGGAGCTGCTCAAGAGCGGCACCACGATCCTGCTCACCACCCAGTACCTCGACGAGGCCGACCAGCTGGCCGACCGGATCGCGGTGATCGACAAGGGCCGCGTGGTCGCCGAGGGCACCGCGGCGGAGCTCAAGCGCAAGGTCGGCTCCGAGCGGCTGAAGCTCGAGTTCGCGACGGCCGCCGAGGCCGCCCGGGCCCACCAGGTGGCCGGCGGCGTGCTGCTGGACACCGCCGTCAGCATCGCCATCGACCAGCCCGCCGAGGTCCGGCGGGTGCTCAACCAGGTCGCCGACGCCGGCCTGGAGACCATCGGGCTGGAGCTGTCCGAACCGACCCTGGACGACGTCTTCACCACCCTTACCGGAACCGCGGGAGAGAAGCGATGA
- a CDS encoding ABC transporter permease, with translation MTQTLSEETVGKQIPDTPDRRSPLALALSDYRVLIGRNVKHITRNPEMLIQAVSLPIVLLLLFRFMFGGAINLPGMAYVDYLVPGLVVVSIGFNSTTTVVGVASDLTNGLVERFRSMPMAGPAVLVGHVVAGVLRSLLSLVVMVAIGLAIGFRPGGGVLGWLGAIGLLALFASGIFWLATLLGSIAKTVEGASGLGMILVFIPYATSALVPTASMPGVLRVIVDNQPVTVLIDAVRALMNGTALGSTGWLALAWWVGITALAAFFAVRKFHQRSNG, from the coding sequence ATGACCCAGACCCTGTCCGAGGAGACCGTGGGGAAGCAGATCCCCGACACGCCGGATCGGCGGTCCCCGCTCGCGCTGGCGCTGTCCGACTACCGGGTGCTGATCGGCCGCAACGTCAAGCACATCACCCGGAACCCGGAGATGCTGATCCAAGCGGTTTCGCTGCCGATCGTGCTGCTCCTGCTGTTCCGCTTCATGTTCGGCGGCGCGATCAACCTGCCCGGCATGGCCTATGTGGACTACCTGGTGCCGGGCCTGGTCGTGGTCAGCATCGGCTTCAACTCCACCACCACCGTGGTCGGCGTCGCCTCCGACCTGACCAACGGGCTGGTGGAGCGGTTCCGCTCGATGCCGATGGCCGGCCCGGCCGTGCTCGTCGGCCACGTCGTCGCCGGGGTGCTGCGCAGCCTGCTCTCGCTCGTGGTGATGGTCGCGATCGGCCTCGCGATCGGCTTCCGCCCGGGCGGCGGCGTGCTCGGCTGGCTCGGCGCGATCGGCCTGCTGGCCCTGTTCGCCTCAGGCATCTTCTGGCTCGCCACGCTGCTGGGCTCGATCGCCAAGACCGTCGAGGGCGCGAGCGGCCTCGGCATGATCCTGGTCTTCATCCCCTACGCCACCAGCGCTCTGGTGCCGACGGCGTCGATGCCCGGGGTGCTCCGCGTCATCGTCGACAACCAGCCGGTGACGGTGCTGATCGACGCGGTCCGCGCGTTGATGAACGGCACGGCGCTCGGTTCCACGGGCTGGCTCGCGCTGGCCTGGTGGGTGGGCATCACGGCGCTCGCCGCGTTCTTCGCGGTGCGCAAGTTCCACCAGCGCTCCAACGGCTGA